A window of the Hypomesus transpacificus isolate Combined female chromosome 10, fHypTra1, whole genome shotgun sequence genome harbors these coding sequences:
- the jmjd4 gene encoding 2-oxoglutarate and iron-dependent oxygenase JMJD4, protein MDRECYHNCCSLVKIPRQSYEQFWSAHFVDYIEKEISYSKFFKKYLLPNHPCMFSRRFTEDWKCRKQWVTEEGKPNFQKLLQEFDETPVPVANCNAKEYNANPKQIMPFKEFIHYWKEYIQNGHSSPKGCLYLKDWHMSRDFPEHSAYTTPVFFSSDWLNEYWDAMEVDDYRFVYMGPKGSWTPFHADVFRSYSWSANICGRKKWLLYPPGQEDFLRDSHGNLAYDVTAPELQDKGLFPHYDKACQPLEIIQEAGEIIFVPSGWHHQVYNLEDTISMNHNWLNGCNVDIMWQFLQNELSAVQREIEEWRNTMDSWHQHCQVIMKSCSGIDYGEFASFLKVIADNRLSFLTSCSGHSSNSYPCHLSETLTTLGPHHAAFDLQRVAHILECMLCNEDFKRLDYSTLSSQPESLLQQIRETIHSTRGQHLPYQE, encoded by the exons ATGGACAGGGAGTGCTATCACAACTGCTGTAGCCTTGTTAAAATACCAAGGCAATCATATGAGCAATTTTGGTCAGCGCACTTCGTTGACTATATCGAAAAGGAGATAAGCTATTcaaaattctttaaaaagtaccTGCTTCCCAACCACCCCTGTATGTTTTCGAGAAGATTTACCGAGGACTGGAAGTGTAGAAAGCAATGGGTTACTGAAGAAGGAAAGCCCAATTTCCAGAAATTGTTGCAAGAATTCG ATGAGACTCCAGTCCCTGTTGCAAACTGCAATGCAAAAGAATACAATGCAAACCCTAAACAAATAATGCCTTTCAAAGAATTTATACACTACTGGAAAGAATACATCCAGAATGGACACTCATCACCCAAAGGGTGTCTGTATCTCAAAGACTGGCACATGTCACG GGATTTTCCTGAACACAGTGCCTACACTACACCAGTGTTCTTTTCCTCTGACTGGCTCAATGAATATTGGGATGCAATGGAGGTTGACGACTATCGTTTTGTCTACATGGGACCTAAAGGCTCATG GACCCCGTTCCATGCTGATGTGTTCCGCTCCTATAGCTGGTCAGCTAACATCTGCGGCAGAAAGAAATGGCTGCTGTATCCCCCAGGCCAGGAGGACTTCCTGAGAGACAGCCACGGCAACCTAGCTTATGATGTCACTGCACCCGAGCTTCAGGACAAAGGGCTGTTTCCGCACTACGACAAGGCCTGTCAACCCCTGGAGATCATTCAGGAAGCAGGAGAAATCATATTTGTGCCCAGTGGTTGGCACCATCAGGTTTACAATTTG GAGGACACTATCTCTATGAATCATAATTGGCTGAATGGATGCAATGTGGACATCATGTGGCAGTTCCTTCAGAATGAACTGTCTGCTGtccagagggagatagaggaatGGAGGAACACCATGGACTCATGGCATCAGCACTGCCAG GTCATCATGAAGTCTTGCTCTGGTATTGACTATGGAGAGTTTGCCTCCTTCCTGAAGGTCATTGCAGACAACCGTTTATCCTTCTTGACCTCCTGCTCCGGACATTCCTCCAACAGTTACCCTTGCCACCTTTCAGAGACCCTCACCACCTTGGGCCCTCACCATGCTGCCTTTGACCTGCAGAGGGTGGCTCATATTCTGGAGTGCATGCTCTGTAATGAGGATTTCAAGAGACTTGACTACTCAACTCTGAGCTCCCAACCAGAGAGCCTACTGCAGCAAATTAGAGAGACCATTCACTCCACAAGAGGGCAGCATCTCCCTTACCAGGAGTAG
- the iba57 gene encoding putative transferase CAF17 homolog, mitochondrial — protein MSSFGIRFARTAVLSNVVFRLSYSHTGRHLSLNISSWNAGGINVKNYCQDAGRSALGKYVCYNLKHRTLLNIQGQDTRAYLQGIVTNDMELFEEPNHRAMYAHMLNVQGRTLFDIIMYRLKDAEVGCSLLLECDSTVKDSVLKHLKLYKLRRKVNIKPCPELTVWAVLPRDKVAGCQEIPNITPPEQALVCEADPRNAAIGWRLVADSKVNPMDLILSCQLGDLEDYHKHRYAIGLPEGVKDLPLGVALPLESNLVYMQGISFSKGCYIGQELTARTHHTGVVRKRLMPVRLSAPAEGLEEGAPLQTQTGKPAGKHRAGVGQLGLSLIRLAHAKEPLTLKSSEDTAVTLEASVPDWWPNDSKMK, from the exons ATGTCTAGCTTTGGTATTCGTTTTGCCAGAACTGCGGTCCTTTCAAATGTTGTATTTCGTCTGTCTTATAGTCATACCGGGCGGCATCTGTCGCTGAATATAAGTTCTTGGAACGCAGGTGGAATCAACGTCAAGAACTATTGCCAAGACGCAGGCAGGAGTGCACTGGGAAAGTATGTATGTTACAACCTGAAGCACAGGACCTTACTGAACATCCAAGGGCAAGACACACGGGCATATCTTCAAGGAATTGTAACCAATGACATGGAGCTCTTTGAAGAACCTAACCATAGAGCCATGTATGCACATATGCTGAACGTTCAAGGAAGGACACTCTTTGATATAATCATGTACAG ATTAAAAGATGCTGAAGTTGGCTGTAGTCTTTTGCTTGAGTGTGACAGTACCGTCAAAGACTCCGTTTTGAAACATTTGAAGTTGTACAAACTTCGCCGGAAAGTGAACATCAAACCTTGCCCAGAGCTGACGGTATGGGCAGTTCTTCCTAGGGATAAGGTTGCAGGCTGTCAAGAGATCCCCAACATCACGCCCCCTGAACAGGCTCTTGTATGTGAAGCAGATCCAAGAAATGCTGCAATAGGCTGGAGGTTGGTGGCTGACAGCAAAGTGAATCCTATGGATCTTATTCTATCATGTCAGCTGGGTGACTTGGAGGACTACCACAAACATCGCTATGCAATAG GGCTCCCAGAGGGAGTGAAGGACCTACCTCTGGGGGTGGCCCTTCCGTTGGAGTCCAACCTGGTGTACATGCAGGGCATCAGCTTCAGTAAGGGTTGCTACATTGGCCAGGAGCTAACAGCCAGGACTCATCACACAGGGGTGGTGCGGAAGCGCCTGATGCCGGTGCGTCTGTCGGCACCAGCCGaaggcctggaggagggagcgcCACTACAGACGCAGACAGGAAAACCGGCTGGGAAACACAGGGCAGGGGTTGGACAGCTGGGCCTCAGTCTAATCCGCCTGGCTCATGCCAAAGAGCCACTAACTCTTAAGTCGTCTGAGGACACAGCCGTGACTTTAGAGGCGTCTGTGCCTGATTGGTGGCCTAATGACTCCAAAATGAAATAG
- the gjc2 gene encoding gap junction protein gamma 2, translating to MTNMSWSFLTRLLEEIHNHSTFVGKVWLTVLIIFRIVLTAVGGESIYSDEQTKFTCNTKQPGCDNVCYDAFAPLSHVRFWVFQIIMISTPSVMYLGYAIHKIARKSEEERRKYHRLRKKPPHNRWRESHPLEEVLEEDEEDDAEPMIYDDTLEGQEPKPEAPAVPSREPQKHDGRRRIMQEGLMRIYILQLLSRAIFEICFLAGQYLLYGFRVNPSYVCNKVPCPHRVDCFISRPTEKTIFLLIMYVVSCLCLLLNVCEMFHLGIGTFRDTLRQRRNQGQRPSYSYPYSRNIPGSPPGYNLVMKSDKPNRIPNSLITHEQNMANVAQEQQCTSPDDNIPSDLASLHRHLRVAQEQLDMAFQTYNSKSNQPTSRTSSPVSGGTMVEQNRVNTVQEKQGARPKSAPEKAGTIVKNGKSSVWI from the coding sequence ATGACCAACATGAGTTGGAGCTTTCTCACTCGTCTTCTGGAAGAGATCCACAACCACTCCACCTTTGTGGGGAAAGTGTGGCTGACGGTGCTCATTATCTTCCGCATCGTGCTCACGGCAGTGGGGGGAGAGTCCATCTACTCTGACGAGCAGACCAAGTTCACCTGCAACACCAAGCAGCCGGGCTGTGATAACGTGTGCTACGATGCCTTCGCCCCGCTGTCACACGTCCGCTTCTGGGTCTTCCAGATCATCATGATCTCCACCCCTTCTGTCATGTACCTGGGTTACGCCATCCACAAGATTGCTCGTAaatctgaggaggagaggcggaagTACCACAGGCTCCGTAAAAAGCCACCTCACAACAGGTGGAGGGAAAGCCACCCTCTGGAAGAAGtcctggaggaggatgaggaggacgaTGCTGAGCCCATGATCTACGATGACACGCTGGAGGGGCAGGAGCCCAAGCCCGAGGCGCCCGCCGTCCCTAGCCGGGAGCCGCAGAAACATGATGGCCGCCGACGTATCATGCAGGAAGGATTGATGAGGATCTACATTCTTCAGCTCCTATCAAGAGCCATCTTTGAAATCTGCTTCTTGGCTGGCCAGTATCTTCTCTATGGTTTCCGTGTTAACCCATCCTATGTTTGCAATAAGGTCCCCTGTCCACACAGGGTGGACTGTTTCATCTCCCGACCCACAGAGAAGACCATCTTCCTTCTTATAATGTACGTGGTCAGCTGTCTCTGCTTGCTCCTCAACGTGTGTGAGATGTTCCACTTGGGCATTGGCACTTTTAGGGACACTCTTCGCCAGAGGAGAAACCAGGGCCAGCGGCCCTCGTACAGCTATCCGTACTCTCGTAACATTCCTGGCTCTCCACCTGGGTACAACCTTGTGATGAAGTCAGACAAACCCAACCGAATACCCAACAGCCTCATCACTCATGAGCAAAACATGGCCAATGTGGCCCAGGAGCAGCAGTGCACCAGCCCAGATGACAACATCCCCTCAGACCTAGCCAGCCTGCACCGCCACCTACGGGTGGCCCAGGAGCAACTGGACATGGCCTTTCAGACATATAATTCCAAAAGCAACCAGCCAACATCCAGAACCAGCAGTCCTGTCTCTGGGGGCACTATGGTGGAGCAAAACCGAGTCAATACGGTACAGGAGAAACAGGGAGCCAGACCGAAGTCAGCTCCAGAGAAAGCTGGGACCATAGTAAAAAATGGGAAGTCTTCTGTATGGATTTAG
- the LOC124472559 gene encoding 5-beta-cholestane-3-alpha,7-alpha-diol 12-alpha-hydroxylase-like, with the protein MGFLLPLLLALVASVLGGLYLLGSFRRRQPGEPPLDKGPIPWLGHVLEFRRDTAKFLERMKAKHGDIFTVQLGGFYFTFLMDPLSFGNIVKEARTKLDFNKFAKQLVQKVFGYYSMEKDHKFLQLTSNKHLMGDGLVVMTQAMMNNLQNLMLHEVGKSEDQKTWIEAGLFMYSYNIVFRAGYLALFGNETPKASGSLMKAKEADRRQSEELFQEFRKYDQLFPKLAYGVLPPSEKREAERLKRLFWNMLSVQKVKTKDNISGWVSDQQQVREENGMQEFMQDRYMFLLLWASQGNTGPSAFWLLLYLMKHPKAMKAVQAEVEEVLKESGQEVKQGGPLIDLTRDMLMKTPIMDSAVEETLRLTAAPVLTRAVLQDLTLTMADGQKFHIREGDRVSLFPYTAVQMDPEVHLDPHTFKYDRFLTPEGSRKTDFYKGGRKLKFYNMPWGAGVSICPGRFFATNELKQFVFLMLIYFEFELKNPDEEMPTIDTKRWGFGSMQPTKDIQFNYRLRF; encoded by the coding sequence ATGGGGTTTCTGCTGCCACTCCTGCTTGCTCTGGTAGCGTCAGTCCTAGGAGGGCTCTATCTCCTGGGATCATTCCGTCGAAGGCAGCCTGGAGAACCCCCCTTAGATAAGGGACCTATCCCTTGGCTTGGCCATGTCTTGGAGTTTCGCAGGGACACTGCAAAGTTCCTGGAGAGAATGAAAGCAAAACATGGTGATATTTTCACAGTGCAGCTGGGTGGGTTTTACTTCACATTCCTCATGGATCCCCTCTCCTTTGGGAATATTGTAAAAGAGGCCCGCACAAAGCTGGATTTCAACAAGTTCGCAAAGCAGCTGGTACAGAAGGTTTTTGGGTACTATTCCATGGAAAAGGATCACAAGTTTCTGCAGTTGACAAGCAACAAGCACCTGATGGGGGACGGTCTGGTGGTTATGACCCAAGCCATGATGAATAACCTGCAGAATCTGATGTTGCACGAAGTGGGCAAATCTGAGGACCAAAAGACCTGGATTGAGGCTGGACTTTTCATGTACAGTTACAACATCGTATTTAGGGCCGGCTACCTTGCCCTGTTCGGTAATGAGACACCCAAAGCCTCAGGGAGCTTAATGAAGGCCAAAGAAGCTGACAGAAGACAATCTGAAGAGCTCTTTCAGGAGTTTCGCAAGTATGACCAACTGTTCCCCAAGTTGGCCTATGGGGTGTTGCCGCCCAGTgagaagagggaggcagagcGCCTGAAGAGGCTGTTCTGGAACATGCTGTCAGTGCAGAAAGTGAAAACCAAGGACAATATAAGTGGATGGGTGAGTGATCAGCAGCAGGTGAGGGAAGAAAACGGGATGCAGGAGTTCATGCAGGACAGGTACATGTTCTTGTTGCTGTGGGCGTCTCAGGGAAACACTGGGCCATCCGCCTTCTGGCTGCTCCTCTACCTCATGAAGCACCCCAAAGCCATGAAGGCCGTCCAGGCAGAAGTAGAGGAGGTACTGAAGGAGTCCGGGCAGGAGGTGAAGCAAGGCGGCCCACTCATCGACTTAACCAGAGACATGCTAATGAAGACTCCCATCATGGACAGCGCTGTGGAGGAGACGCTCCGTCTAACTGCCGCCCCCGTCCTCACGAGGGCCGTGCTCCAGGATTTGACCCTTACGATGGCAGACGGACAGAAGTTTCATATCAGGGAGGGCGATAGGGTATCCCTCTTCCCGTACACTGCTGTTCAAATGGATCCAGAAGTCCACCTCGAcccacacacatttaagtacGACCGCTTTCTCACACCAGAAGGGAGTAGAAAGACAGATTTCTACAAGGGCGGAAGGAAGCTGAAGTTTTACAACATGCCATGGGGAGCTGGGGTCAGCATATGTCCAGGTCGCTTCTTTGCCACAAATGAGTTAAAACAATTTGTTTTTCTCATGCTCATCTACTTTGAATTTGAGCTTAAGAATCCAGATGAAGAAATGCCTACGATTGATACCAAACGCTGGGGCTTTGGGTCCATGCAACCAACCAAAGATATTCAATTTAACTACAGGCTCAGGTTCTAG
- the LOC124472631 gene encoding HIG1 domain family member 1A, mitochondrial-like — protein sequence MHYQSVRNSRRYSLHSSHIEAISFFLCQAISSTEQNAIAKMSSDDYDQYESTFMRKAKENPFVPVGMAGFLAIVGYRLLKMKNRGEVKMSVHLIHMRVAAQGFVVGAMTIGVLYSMYKDYIVKPREEQKALTHK from the exons ATGCACTATCAGAGCGTGAGAAATAGTCGCCGGTATTCACTTCACAGTTCTCACATTGAAGCGATTAGCTTTTTCCTGTGCCAAGCTATTAGTTCAACAGAACAAAACG CCATTGCCAAGATGTCTTCAGATGACTATGACCAGTATGAGTCTACATTTATGCGAAAGGCAAAGGAAAATCCATTTGTTCCAGTGG GAATGGCTGGATTCCTTGCTATTGTGGGATACAGACTTTTGAAGATGAAAAATCGTGGAGAAGTGAAGATGTCAGTACACCTCATCCACATGCGTGTAGCAGCTCAAGGATTTGTGGTGGGAGCTATGACCATTG GTGTCCTCTATTCCATGTACAAAGATTACATTGTAAAACCCAGAGAAGAACAGAAGGCTTtaacacacaaataa